A single genomic interval of Halichondria panicea chromosome 2, odHalPani1.1, whole genome shotgun sequence harbors:
- the LOC135332145 gene encoding uncharacterized protein LOC135332145 isoform X4, whose translation METNSLNRFCLPGLGKRCSPLRDRVFSFDSDPMRTPQYKKVRACRLEKYRPWSKRSMERALDAVIHKGVAVSRAAADYGIPKTTLYDNATGRVLPGSRSGPKTYFTVEEEALLVCFLIKSAEIGYPFTRLQVLSLVETMLIRKNKEKTGASSVTHGWWARFCKRHPEVSLKISSCLSVARVKASSAETLSEYFGGATNKALRNKTGSSRGRVKRGRGRGGSGVNTRARVTNPPDLNTRDGHEAYTVSSPADSASSASTDVEDDKGGATNKALRNKTGSFRGRAKRRRGRSSGATTRARVTNPPDLNTRDGLKAYTVSSPADSASSASTDVEEDKGATNKVFRNKTGSSRGRTKRGCGKL comes from the exons ATGGAAACTAATAGCCTAAATAG GTTCTGTTTACCTGGCCTCGGAAAGAGATGTTCCCCTCTCCGTGATAGAGTGTTTTCGTTTGATTCTGATCCCATGCGTACGCCTCAGTATAAGAAAGTACGAGCATGCAGGCTGGAAAAATATCGCCCCTGGAGCAAGCGAAGCATGGAACGAGCTCTCGATGCGGTTATTCACAAAGGGGTTGCTGTCTCCAGAGCTGCCGCTGACTATGGTATACCAAAGACAACTCTATATGACAATGCCACAGGAAGAGTTTTGCCAGGGAGCAGGAGTGGACCAAAGACATATTTCACGGTCGAAGAAGAGGCTCTGTTAGTGTGTTTCCTCATCAAGTCAGCCGAAATTGGGTATCCTTTCACCAGATTACAGGTTTTGTCTTTAGTTGAAACAATGTTGATCCGAAAAAACAAAGAAAAGACTGGTGCCTCTTCTGTTACGCATGGTTGGTGGGCTAGATTTTGTAAGCGACATCCTGAAGTCTCTTTAAAGATATCCTCTTGTCTGTCAGTGGCTAGAGTCAAGGCATCTTCCGCTGAGACACTCTCCGAATATTTTG GTGGTGCTACAAACAAGGCCCTCAGAAATAAGACAGGTTCTTCCCGCGGCAGAGTGAAACGTGGACGTGGACGTGGTGGTAGTGGTGTGAACACAAGAG CTCGTGTGACAAACCCACCCGACCTAAACACTAGGGATGGTCATGAGGCCTACACAGTTTCCTCCCCAG ctgattcagcaagtTCAGCAAGCACGGATGTTGAAGACGATAAGG GTGGTGCTACAAACAAGGCCCTCAGGAATAAGACAGGTTCTTTCCGCGGCAGAGCGAAACGTAGACGTGGACGTAGTAGTGGTGCGACCACAAGAG CTCGTGTGACAAACCCACCGGACCTAAACACTAGGGATGGTCTTAAGGCCTACACAGTTTCCTCCCCAG ctgattcagcaagtTCAGCAAGCACGGATGTTGAAGAGGATAAAG GTGCTACAAACAAGGTCTTCAGGAATAAGACAGGTTCTTCCCGCGGCAGAACAAAACGTGGATGTGGAAAATTATAA
- the LOC135332145 gene encoding uncharacterized protein LOC135332145 isoform X3: METNSLNRFCLPGLGKRCSPLRDRVFSFDSDPMRTPQYKKVRACRLEKYRPWSKRSMERALDAVIHKGVAVSRAAADYGIPKTTLYDNATGRVLPGSRSGPKTYFTVEEEALLVCFLIKSAEIGYPFTRLQVLSLVETMLIRKNKEKTGASSVTHGWWARFCKRHPEVSLKISSCLSVARVKASSAETLSEYFGGATNKALRNKTGSSRGRVKRGRGRGGSGVNTRARVTNPPDLNTRDGHEAYTVSSPADSASSASTDVEDDKGGATNKALRNKTGSFRGRAKRRRGRSSGATTRARVTNPPDLNTRDGHEAYTVSSPADSASSASTDVEEDKGGATNKVFRNKTGSSRGRTKRGCGKL; encoded by the exons ATGGAAACTAATAGCCTAAATAG GTTCTGTTTACCTGGCCTCGGAAAGAGATGTTCCCCTCTCCGTGATAGAGTGTTTTCGTTTGATTCTGATCCCATGCGTACGCCTCAGTATAAGAAAGTACGAGCATGCAGGCTGGAAAAATATCGCCCCTGGAGCAAGCGAAGCATGGAACGAGCTCTCGATGCGGTTATTCACAAAGGGGTTGCTGTCTCCAGAGCTGCCGCTGACTATGGTATACCAAAGACAACTCTATATGACAATGCCACAGGAAGAGTTTTGCCAGGGAGCAGGAGTGGACCAAAGACATATTTCACGGTCGAAGAAGAGGCTCTGTTAGTGTGTTTCCTCATCAAGTCAGCCGAAATTGGGTATCCTTTCACCAGATTACAGGTTTTGTCTTTAGTTGAAACAATGTTGATCCGAAAAAACAAAGAAAAGACTGGTGCCTCTTCTGTTACGCATGGTTGGTGGGCTAGATTTTGTAAGCGACATCCTGAAGTCTCTTTAAAGATATCCTCTTGTCTGTCAGTGGCTAGAGTCAAGGCATCTTCCGCTGAGACACTCTCCGAATATTTTG GTGGTGCTACAAACAAGGCCCTCAGAAATAAGACAGGTTCTTCCCGCGGCAGAGTGAAACGTGGACGTGGACGTGGTGGTAGTGGTGTGAACACAAGAG CTCGTGTGACAAACCCACCCGACCTAAACACTAGGGATGGTCATGAGGCCTACACAGTTTCCTCCCCAG ctgattcagcaagtTCAGCAAGCACGGATGTTGAAGACGATAAGG GTGGTGCTACAAACAAGGCCCTCAGGAATAAGACAGGTTCTTTCCGCGGCAGAGCGAAACGTAGACGTGGACGTAGTAGTGGTGCGACCACAAGAG CTCGTGTGACAAACCCACCGGACCTAAACACTAGGGATGGTCATGAGGCCTACACAGTTTCCTCCCCAG ctgattcagcaagtTCAGCAAGCACGGATGTTGAAGAGGATAAAGGT GGTGCTACAAACAAGGTCTTCAGGAATAAGACAGGTTCTTCCCGCGGCAGAACAAAACGTGGATGTGGAAAATTATAA
- the LOC135332145 gene encoding uncharacterized protein LOC135332145 isoform X2 gives METNSLNRFCLPGLGKRCSPLRDRVFSFDSDPMRTPQYKKVRACRLEKYRPWSKRSMERALDAVIHKGVAVSRAAADYGIPKTTLYDNATGRVLPGSRSGPKTYFTVEEEALLVCFLIKSAEIGYPFTRLQVLSLVETMLIRKNKEKTGASSVTHGWWARFCKRHPEVSLKISSCLSVARVKASSAETLSEYFGGATNKALRNKTGSSRGRVKRGRGRGGSGVNTRARVTNPPDLNTRDGHEAYTVSSPADSASSASTDVEDDKGGATNKALRNKTGSFRGRAKRRRGRSSGATTRARVTNPPDLNTRDGLKAYTVSSPADSASMDVEQNKGCATNKALRNKTGSSRGRAKRGRGRGGSSGATTRARVTNPPDLNTRDGHEAYTVSSPADSASSASTDVEEDKGATNKVFRNKTGSSRGRTKRGCGKL, from the exons ATGGAAACTAATAGCCTAAATAG GTTCTGTTTACCTGGCCTCGGAAAGAGATGTTCCCCTCTCCGTGATAGAGTGTTTTCGTTTGATTCTGATCCCATGCGTACGCCTCAGTATAAGAAAGTACGAGCATGCAGGCTGGAAAAATATCGCCCCTGGAGCAAGCGAAGCATGGAACGAGCTCTCGATGCGGTTATTCACAAAGGGGTTGCTGTCTCCAGAGCTGCCGCTGACTATGGTATACCAAAGACAACTCTATATGACAATGCCACAGGAAGAGTTTTGCCAGGGAGCAGGAGTGGACCAAAGACATATTTCACGGTCGAAGAAGAGGCTCTGTTAGTGTGTTTCCTCATCAAGTCAGCCGAAATTGGGTATCCTTTCACCAGATTACAGGTTTTGTCTTTAGTTGAAACAATGTTGATCCGAAAAAACAAAGAAAAGACTGGTGCCTCTTCTGTTACGCATGGTTGGTGGGCTAGATTTTGTAAGCGACATCCTGAAGTCTCTTTAAAGATATCCTCTTGTCTGTCAGTGGCTAGAGTCAAGGCATCTTCCGCTGAGACACTCTCCGAATATTTTG GTGGTGCTACAAACAAGGCCCTCAGAAATAAGACAGGTTCTTCCCGCGGCAGAGTGAAACGTGGACGTGGACGTGGTGGTAGTGGTGTGAACACAAGAG CTCGTGTGACAAACCCACCCGACCTAAACACTAGGGATGGTCATGAGGCCTACACAGTTTCCTCCCCAG ctgattcagcaagtTCAGCAAGCACGGATGTTGAAGACGATAAGG GTGGTGCTACAAACAAGGCCCTCAGGAATAAGACAGGTTCTTTCCGCGGCAGAGCGAAACGTAGACGTGGACGTAGTAGTGGTGCGACCACAAGAG CTCGTGTGACAAACCCACCGGACCTAAACACTAGGGATGGTCTTAAGGCCTACACAGTTTCCTCCCCAG ctgattcagcaagcaTGGATGTTGAACAGAATAAAG GTTGTGCTACAAACAAGGCCCTCAGGAATAAGACAGGTTCTTCCCGCGGCAGAGCGAAGCGTGGACGTGGACGTGGTGGTAGTAGTGGTGCGACCACAAGAG CTCGTGTGACAAACCCACCGGACCTAAACACTAGGGATGGTCATGAGGCCTACACAGTTTCCTCCCCAG ctgattcagcaagtTCAGCAAGCACGGATGTTGAAGAGGATAAAG GTGCTACAAACAAGGTCTTCAGGAATAAGACAGGTTCTTCCCGCGGCAGAACAAAACGTGGATGTGGAAAATTATAA
- the LOC135332145 gene encoding uncharacterized protein LOC135332145 isoform X1, with protein METNSLNRFCLPGLGKRCSPLRDRVFSFDSDPMRTPQYKKVRACRLEKYRPWSKRSMERALDAVIHKGVAVSRAAADYGIPKTTLYDNATGRVLPGSRSGPKTYFTVEEEALLVCFLIKSAEIGYPFTRLQVLSLVETMLIRKNKEKTGASSVTHGWWARFCKRHPEVSLKISSCLSVARVKASSAETLSEYFGGATNKALRNKTGSSRGRVKRGRGRGGSGVNTRARVTNPPDLNTRDGHEAYTVSSPADSASSASTDVEDDKGGATNKALRNKTGSFRGRAKRRRGRSSGATTRARVTNPPDLNTRDGLKAYTVSSPADSASMDVEQNKGCATNKALRNKTGSSRGRAKRGRGRGGSSGATTRARVTNPPDLNTRDGHEAYTVSSPGQLKSDSASSASTDVEEDKGATNKVFRNKTGSSRGRTKRGCGKL; from the exons ATGGAAACTAATAGCCTAAATAG GTTCTGTTTACCTGGCCTCGGAAAGAGATGTTCCCCTCTCCGTGATAGAGTGTTTTCGTTTGATTCTGATCCCATGCGTACGCCTCAGTATAAGAAAGTACGAGCATGCAGGCTGGAAAAATATCGCCCCTGGAGCAAGCGAAGCATGGAACGAGCTCTCGATGCGGTTATTCACAAAGGGGTTGCTGTCTCCAGAGCTGCCGCTGACTATGGTATACCAAAGACAACTCTATATGACAATGCCACAGGAAGAGTTTTGCCAGGGAGCAGGAGTGGACCAAAGACATATTTCACGGTCGAAGAAGAGGCTCTGTTAGTGTGTTTCCTCATCAAGTCAGCCGAAATTGGGTATCCTTTCACCAGATTACAGGTTTTGTCTTTAGTTGAAACAATGTTGATCCGAAAAAACAAAGAAAAGACTGGTGCCTCTTCTGTTACGCATGGTTGGTGGGCTAGATTTTGTAAGCGACATCCTGAAGTCTCTTTAAAGATATCCTCTTGTCTGTCAGTGGCTAGAGTCAAGGCATCTTCCGCTGAGACACTCTCCGAATATTTTG GTGGTGCTACAAACAAGGCCCTCAGAAATAAGACAGGTTCTTCCCGCGGCAGAGTGAAACGTGGACGTGGACGTGGTGGTAGTGGTGTGAACACAAGAG CTCGTGTGACAAACCCACCCGACCTAAACACTAGGGATGGTCATGAGGCCTACACAGTTTCCTCCCCAG ctgattcagcaagtTCAGCAAGCACGGATGTTGAAGACGATAAGG GTGGTGCTACAAACAAGGCCCTCAGGAATAAGACAGGTTCTTTCCGCGGCAGAGCGAAACGTAGACGTGGACGTAGTAGTGGTGCGACCACAAGAG CTCGTGTGACAAACCCACCGGACCTAAACACTAGGGATGGTCTTAAGGCCTACACAGTTTCCTCCCCAG ctgattcagcaagcaTGGATGTTGAACAGAATAAAG GTTGTGCTACAAACAAGGCCCTCAGGAATAAGACAGGTTCTTCCCGCGGCAGAGCGAAGCGTGGACGTGGACGTGGTGGTAGTAGTGGTGCGACCACAAGAG CTCGTGTGACAAACCCACCGGACCTAAACACTAGGGATGGTCATGAGGCCTACACAGTTTCCTCCCCAGGTCAGTTgaaat ctgattcagcaagtTCAGCAAGCACGGATGTTGAAGAGGATAAAG GTGCTACAAACAAGGTCTTCAGGAATAAGACAGGTTCTTCCCGCGGCAGAACAAAACGTGGATGTGGAAAATTATAA